In the Malassezia vespertilionis chromosome 3, complete sequence genome, one interval contains:
- a CDS encoding uncharacterized protein (EggNog:ENOG503P6V6; COG:T; COG:U), which translates to MSSGQALTGAQSLSEEDQKLFRLYGKLPNRKDLLANKLKERKYFDSGDYALSKAGRAPKQDVGTTIPSTENVPHAASGLSASPETPASMGLSPPSNHKGTAPVGIPGTSPNMSQHRHSVSMGLGASPSRSSFVTATGVHAGSPGREPTSSLAREQLPDIGN; encoded by the exons ATGTCATCAGGACAGGCACTTACAGGCGCACAGTCCCTCTCAGAGGAGGACCAAAAACTATTTCGGCTATACGGGAAACTGCCGAACCGCAAAGATCTACTGGCAAATAAGCTCAAg GAACGCAAATACTTTGATTCGGGTGATTATGCATTGTCCAAGGCCGGGCGTGCGCCGAAGCAGGACGTCGGTACGACAATTCCGAGCACAGAAAATGTGCCACACGCGGCGAGCGGCTTGAGTGCCAGCCCGGAGACACCAGCGAGTATGGGCCTATCTCCGCCATCGAATCATAAAGGCACTGCACCTGTTGGCATCCCCGGCACAAGCCCCAACATGTCGCAGCACCGGCACTCTGTGTCCATGGGACTGGGCGCGTCGCCATCGCGGTCTTCGTTTGTCACTGCAACTGGCGTACATGCGGGTAGCCCAGGGCGCGAGCCCACTAGCTcgcttgcacgcgagcAGCTTCCTGATATTGGGAATTAA
- a CDS encoding uncharacterized protein (COG:L; EggNog:ENOG503NW43) translates to MRHGTSSVAAVRLDNWLPGGPCLCVAQHAALVFIALAATCADEAASHEYRPLSTVARIPFHARILAIECVDVAPCTPSQGSDRILILTDHPIPRLIVLRRATAADHTDPTLPNPWPEVCTEAVILLQDLARPPAEMGIGLCVEPAIGDAATHGRWAAIHTHTGQMRMIPMAKHDAPQRVVETDKAFNARLPHVMLLDSAFLAPSDHAAPVVACLSVSSKPSQIEGFGEQYMPVLSFHTPNDQTEQLDPVVWCGTRHMPEQAQAASSRRTSPTARKKHPASSGRNLDAEVRNRRERAWLKDPVVHAHVPLPKKDARTAHRILPVSAHAGGGVLVFCEHSILYVPPPLLKSETCKQGAQKESKRRTREEKAPEDSMASQVASPKRRRHVHEQEDGDARDALLGIQRLVQVHTQQRMRVCSATLLTRCATPSLEEVLFVTEDGSMLVLRLFAAEPHTPACAAMKITRIGTCAAPADPRGLCYLGDGYVHVSSTGGDTTLLHISENDAVSEVHRWPNLGPIVDVVADCKDSEQQQTASMQRMITCSGTGPSCSLRVFWSGVSMTSIAALDLEGCLCVHAITDHHGATAMLALVFSTHTSLLQWGGENALEDVSDTYSTMGVPLAQRPLYIGAVHVTGFEGTAFIYATSARIMLLLGNAQCVEWAPPNDAEIVALDAVDAAVLVGLQGGEVVLLCVDRGQWAMTASCTVASEIASVAMSQRGAFDRLCAVGMWNPASFAVFSAHLAPIQGMDAVLCPFLPHSLLIQSFSLGACTNIMVGLANGTLLVYAYTHAKCVLWKELALGARPIQLACFQTGNIGKSASDYAVLAIGERSTILYAEGAYLRFSALRCTGLRSAAPMYLEKHAPGLVLVHASVLFVQLKSLRESDIETVPLHSEQATSIAHDAASDTIITAVWPSLDEPGASSSVHVFTRDRLVPVASQVLLRNERANCVASVHSGDDAFVVVGTGFQVGDTEETTAGRLIGFCVSHTGLEQVFALDVPGNVFGLVEAAGFLVAAVNARVDTYSIVRTNGAFALHLASRWGCAFMASSIAVGYTEGSHTLVIGDAMRSITVLALDAHSGQLVERARDLDPYWTSTVAMYDDTRQEYIASDIGMNVFVSARVAETTERAFGHAMRRTACFHYGDMLNRFVYPSGASTDPHCTPRVYFCTASGALGLICEIGAEYSEILAYVQQAMAELVATPGAIPWEEWRTLRTEHRVVRPTNFLDGDFIAFFLACTPAQRERIIAVAKHLARRKESAYTTGITSERLVRMLDALACST, encoded by the coding sequence ATGCGCCATGGCACCTCTAGTGTCGCAGCGGTACGGCTGGATAATTGGCTACCTGGAGGACCGTGTCTGTGTGTGGCACAGCATGCTGCACTCGTCTTTATTGCACTCGCGGCGACGTGTGCAGACGAGGCCGCGTCGCACGAATACAGGCCGCTATCGACCGTGGCCCGCATTCCATTCCACGCACGCATTCTCGCGATAGAATGTGTGGATGTAGCGCCATGCACGCCGTCGCAAGGATCCGACCGGATTCTCATTCTCACTGACCATCCCATTCCACGCCTgattgtgctgcgccgcgccacagCAGCCGACCACACAGACCCGACGCTGCCCAATCCGTGGCCCGAAGTGTGTACAGAAGCGGTGATCCTTCTCCAAGATTTAGCACGTCCTCCTGCGGAAATGGGAATCGGTCTTTGTGTGGAGCCAGCGATCGGCGATGCTGCTACGCATGGGCGTTGGGCAGCGATCCATACGCATACAGGCCAGATGCGCATGATACCAATGGCAAAGCACGATGCTCCACAACGTGTTGTAGAAACAGACAAGGCCTTCAACGCGCGACTTCCGCATGTGATGCTGCTGGACAGTGCATTTCTGGCGCCCAGCGACCATGCAGCCCCTGTCGTAGCGTGCCTGAGCGTGTCGAGCAAACCGTCGCAGATTGAAGGATTTGGCGAGCAGTACATGCCAGTGCTGTCTTTCCACACGCCCAACGACCAAaccgagcagctcgatcCAGTCGTGTGGTGCGGCACGCGGCATATGCCGGAACAGGCGCAGGCAGCCTCTTCGCGACGCACTTCGCCGACCGCGAGGAAGAAACACCCCGCGTCCTCTGGACGGAATTTGGATGCAGAGGTGCGCAACcggcgcgagcgtgcgtggctcAAAGACCCTGTCGTGCACGCACATGTCCCGCTGCCGAAAaaagatgcgcgcacggcgcaccgaATTTTGCCTGTATCTGCCCACGCAGGCGGCGGTGTGCTTGTTTTTTGCGAGCACAGTATCCTGTACGTACCGCCACCGCTGCTCAAGTCTGAAACGTGCAAGCAAGGCGCACAAAAAGAgtccaagcggcgcacgcgcgaggAAAAAGCGCCCGAGGACAGCATGGCGAGCCAAGTCGCCTCGcccaagcggcggcgccatgtGCACGAGCAGGAAGATGGCGATGCAAGAGACGCTTTGCTGGgcatccagcgcctcgtgcaaGTACACACTCAGCAGCGGATGCGGGTGTGCTCTGCAACGCTGCTTACTAGGTGCGCAACTCCCTCCTTGGAAGAGGTGCTTTTTGTCACCGAGGACGGGTCCATGCTTGTGTTGCGCCTCTTTGCGGCCGAGCCGCACACGCCCGCGTGTGCCGCGATGAAAATAACGCGCATCGGtacgtgcgctgcgcctgcggaTCCCCGCGGCCTCTGCTACCTCGGCGACGGCTACGTGCACGTAAGCAGTACCGGCGGCGACACCACCCTCCTGCATATTTCCGAGAACGACGCGGTGTCCGAAGTGCACCGGTGGCCGAACTTGGGCCCGATTGTCGACGTGGTCGCCGACTGCAAAGAcagcgagcagcagcagacggcatcgatgcagcgcatgatTACGTGTAGTGGCACAGGCCCGTCGTGCAGTCTTCGTGTGTTTTGGAGCGGCGTATCCATGACGagcattgcagcgctggacCTCGAGGGATGCCTTTGCGTGCACGCCATTACTGACCACCACGGCGCCACGgccatgcttgcgcttgtatTTTCCACGCACACCTCTCTTCTGCAGTGGGGCGGCGAGAATGCTTTGGAGGATGTTTCGGACACATACAGCACGATGGGCGTTCccttggcgcagcgcccgctCTACAttggcgctgtgcacgtCACGGGCTTTGAGGGCACGGCTTTTATCTAcgcgacaagcgcacgcattATGCTCCTTCTTGGCAATGCGCAGTGTGTGGAATGGGCGCCTCCAAACGACGCCGAGATTGTGGCGCTGGACGCTGTGGACGCAGCGGTGCTGGTCGGACTGCAAGGCGGCGAGGTTGTGCTACTGTGTGTGGACCGCGGCCAATGGGCCATGACAGCATCGTGTACCGTAGCGAGCGAGATTGCAAGCGTCGCCATgtcgcagcgcggcgcttttgaTCGTCTCTGCGCGGTGGGCATGTGGAACCCTGCGTCCTTTGCTGTTTTTTCCGCGCACTTGGCGCCGATACAAGGCATGGATGCAGTGCTGTGTCCCTTTCTCCCCCACTCGCTCCTTATTCAGTCCTTTtcgcttggcgcatgcACCAACATCATGGTCGGCCTTGCGAACGGCACGCTGCTAGTCTACGCCTATACGCACGCCAAGTGTGTACTGTGGAaagagcttgcgcttggcgcacgtCCTATTCAGCTCGCATGCTTCCAAACCGGAAACATTGGAAAGTCGGCTAGCGATTATGCGGTGCTAGCGattggcgagcgcagcacgatTCTCTACGCCGAGGGCGCGTACCTGCGCTTCAGCGCGCTTCGGTGCACGGGcctgcgcagtgccgcgcccaTGTACTTGGAAAAGCATGCGCCGGGCCTGGTGCTTGTGCACGCCTCGGTCCTTTTCGTGCAGCTCAAGAGCCTCCGTGAAAGTGATATCGAAACGGTACCGCTTCATTCCGAGCAGGCGACGAGCATTGCACACGATGCAGCCTCCGACACCATCATCACCGCCGTATGGCCATCGCTGGACGAGCCAGGagcgagcagcagcgtgcatgtTTTTACTCGCGACAGACTTGTGCCGGTCGCAAGCCAGGTACTTTTGCGCAACGAGCGCGCCAACTGCGTGgcaagcgtgcacagcggcgACGACGCGTTTGTCGTCGTTGGCACTGGATTTCAAGTGGGCGATACAGAAGAGACGACTGCAGGCAGGCTCATCGGCTTTTGCGTTTCGCACACTGGGCTTGAGCAGGtctttgcgctcgacgtgcCGGGCAATGTATTTGGCCTGGTCGAAGCGGCTGGCTTCTTGGTCGCGGCGGTGAATGCACGTGTGGATACGTACAGCATCGTACGCACAAacggtgcatttgcactgcatcttgcatcgcgctgggGCTGCGCATTTATGGCAAGCTCGATTGCCGTAGGCTACACCGAGGGCTCGCACACGCTTGTCATTGGCGATGCAATGCGCTCCATTACCGTGCTCGCACTTGACGCACACAGCGGCCAGCTTGttgagcgcgcgcgtgatTTAGACCCTTACTGGACCTCGACCGTCGCCATGTACGACGACACGCGCCAGGAGTACATTGCCTCGGACATTGGCATGAATGTGTTTGtctctgcgcgcgtggcggaAACCACCGAGCGCGCGTTTGGGCATGCCATGCGTCGCACCGCGTGCTTCCATTACGGCGATATGCTCAACCGGTTTGTCTatccaagcggcgcatccaccGATCCGCACTGCACACCCCGCGTCTATTTCTGCaccgcgagcggcgcgcttgggctTATTTGCGAGATTGGCGCGGAATACAGCGAGATCTTAGCGTATGTCCAGCAAGCCATGGCCGAGCTCGTTGCTACGCCCGGCGCCATACCGTGGGAAGAGtggcgcacgctgcgcacagaacaccgcgtcgtgcgccCGACCAACTTCCTCGACGGCGACTTTATTGCCTTTTTCCTTGCGTGCACCccggcacagcgcgagcgaaTTATTGCCGTGGCGAAGCacctcgcgcggcgcaaggaaagTGCGTACACTACAGGGATTACTAGCGAGCGCTTggtgcgcatgctcgacgcaTTAGCGTGCAGTACGTGA
- a CDS encoding uncharacterized protein (COG:A; EggNog:ENOG503NUIU; BUSCO:EOG092608AE), producing the protein MQWRTGRHVAVPQEGCTTAQAYCAVVESVVKVPHDPKVSALLAALPQACSLDEASTEMRVALVSVCKTLRHAQFRDTRSWECILATLNACPAAALLCHATIMDAVHDPAAPLEHVLAGLVFVLHACAPSQLWETGEGRWLPILVLNSILDHKYLDVMPPELVFAVLALFMRSLYTHAPALYDQSLKLIMHALMEQRQHMCETASVRERYGTMGTLLLEERIVAVLHLAWEDGQSPGLYLRGDPAITTVLELYTPQILQAAEKTPRLARTLGLAMAHDATKVVNTWLYLAESKREMERLRKKYAQKDPMDDGADEHLYREALQTYGAAMQPPTFATEVWRHIALGFGTYTVSAPLAAYFIAAAALCAPVYPAPLNEHEKPKRLTSAPSPAYDTFALLVTQVVVQERHAMMTILELYVHAVDTASMSMKTVLARCLDPLPTLLASASTEMAEATWRLLRTVEDDSLSHFDLLQACLLRNGKCGAQGLLQFLETYQYIAAALPSAVHGAQGTIQFLDELLHVLCDQNFGLLHPFIGWDVDHVVLLALWEAIANCIALIFEKVPGWSRYVSREALLPWLSKVPALVSYMLKSTRIMHEAVPASATKCTEALAVPLDSAILWLRLNNEELLNEVLDYIRRVVQRFRREGLALPQHVIQHAVDFLTQQLDIASDSKRKTLLSTPQLELILEEFLALPRTHRAPPQPKKEGPLRQQTLSFGQSVPVIDLTTNASPKPRPNLFHAAQQLATGNRNRVGRSEKPAAAGALSKFRNEFQATRNIARKPHAPSRTLDPEEPRGPLATTGAAGIPVLPPVPVKKLAVESESESSSSEEEAKGLDALASPRKQAPPKIVQPLRRSVVLLEDAALQNTMRKANDAQRQRRLREPADYSELYKCILSWDVGETSTFPPPFHGDLLNTACKPVSATFSNVQDYMRVYGALFLLECWAQFQQAVEVLHEAESIPVALQRTGSVDTFTDLDCDAAKAPKHCTFSDTDIVCLTCTPKDQKTIRVLGKVRLVQKRIHLSVRLHLTTPAQRSALAYLQQPGWHMSKFLSITTLCREYAALCSVPDLTLAHDILKAHTATRASVKQADIDAAVRKFGINVPQAEAILGSMRTPGFSLIQGPPGTGKTKTISALVATFLSRRRRAEDGSGQRSKLLLCAPSNAAIDEMVARIKDGVYVDGNLIQPRLVRLGREDAVNPAVRDTTLSVVTERRMHVGAGVAKREEKARKRLRQVEEELQRKYEEQSRTNDKGAARKLQLTLNELRDQRMEVKEELESVRRSMESTEDMSALRHHEVRAQVLHESEIVCATLAGAGHSLLYPHTFETVVIDEAVQAVELSALIPLRYQCNQCIMVGDPKQLPPTVISRQAETLGYTQSLFVRMYTQRPDNLYLLNIQYRMHPAISVFPSTAFYDNRLVDGEGMEKHAARPWHNVALFAPFRFLDIGGAPEEKARGHSLQNRAEADAAIRLYEALERHVQEPIAGKVGFVSMYKGQVQLLRSMFVARFGREHAEFAEFSSVDGFQGQEKDIIILSCVRSNAKGVIGFLGDYRRLNVALTRARSNMFVIGNAQMLHDADPVWKKLVGEAVSRRLLLSVCRELFANPMRALPSAVQPPDSSPQKRSIQGVDAWPKRRVLEHDTQRRVSKPRTAGRVPPKAMASAAPAANVPAQAPLTAHAVPQKPPTKVPALPVKPAPVPKHVHTPAQVAPTRSEAPPNAGKWAAIVARAKEKNIGPQRKSSTTPIRPGESQTKADGPSWLRPMRPGHTRKPR; encoded by the coding sequence ATGCAGTGGCGCACGGGCAGGCATGTTGCTGTGCCGCAGGAAGGATGCACCACTGCGCAGGCGTACTGTGCGGTGGTAGAGTCGGTGGTAAAGGTTCCTCATGACCCAAAAGtctcggcgctgcttgcggcacTCCCACAAGCATGCTCGCTCGATGAAGCGTCGACTGAAATGCGCGTAGCGCTCGTGAGCGTGTGTAAGACGCTGCGTCACGCACAGTTTCGCGACACTAGGTCATGGGAGTGTATACTGGCTACGCTGAATGCGTGTCCCGCAGCTGCGCTATTGTGCCATGCGACGATTATGGACGCGGTGCACGacccagcggcgccgctcgagcatgTCCTTGCAGGCTTGGTGTTTGTGCTACACGCATGTGCGCCGTCGCAGTTGTGGGAGACAGGAGAAGGGAGGTGGCTGCCTATCCTTGTACTGAACAGCATTCTCGACCACAAATACTTGGATGTCATGCCGCCCGAGCTCGTCTTTGCCGTGCTGGCGTTGTTTATGCGGTCGCTCTATACCCACGCACCCGCGCTGTACGACCAGAGCTTGAAATTGATCATGCATGCATTGATGGAGCAGCGGCAGCATATGTGCGAGACtgcaagcgtgcgcgagcggtACGGCACGATGGGCACGCTtctgctcgaggagcggATTGTTGCGGTGCTGCATCTTGCGTGGGAAGATGGACAATCGCCGGGTTTGTatctgcgcggcgaccCTGCTATTACTACCGTACTCGAGCTCTACACGCCGCAGATTCTGCAGGCAGCCGAAAAAACGCCGAgacttgcgcgcacgcttgggCTTGCCATGGCACACGACGCAACAAAAGTCGTCAACACATGGCTGTACCTCGCAGAGTCGAagcgcgagatggagcGCCTGCGCAAAAAATATGCGCAGAAAGATCCCATGGACGACGGTGCCGACGAGCACCTGTaccgcgaggcgctgcagacctacggcgccgcgatgcagccGCCCACCTTTGCTACAGAAGTGTggcggcacattgcgcttggctttgGCACCTATACTGTCTCGGCGCCCCTTGCAGCGTACTTTATCGCAGCCGCTGCACTCTGTGCCCCGGTATACCCCGCACCGCTGAACGAGCACGAAAAGCCGAAGCGCCTCACATCCGCACCCTCGCCTGCGTACGACACATTTGCACTGCTCGTCACGCAAGTCGTGGTCCAGGAGCGGCACGCAATGATGACCATTCTTGAGCTGTACGTCCATGCGGTAGATACGGCGTCCATGTCGATGAAaacggtgcttgcgcggtGCCTGGACCCACTGCCCACACTCCTCGCTTCTGCCAGCACCGAGATGGCCGAAGCCACCTGGCGTCTGTTGCGCACGGTAGAAGACGACTCCCTTTCGCATTTTGATCTGCTCCAGGCGTGCCTGCTTCGCAATggcaagtgcggcgcacaaggacTGCTCCAATTCCTCGAGACCTACCAATAcattgcagcggcgctgccaagtgccgtgcacggcgcccaAGGTACCATACAGTTTCTCGACGAGCTCTTGCACGTTTTGTGCGATCAAAACTTTGGCTTGCTCCACCCTTTCATTGGATGGGATGTTGACCATGTTGTTCTGCTTGCGCTATGGGAAGCGATTGCCAATTGCATTGCGCTTATCTTTGAAAAGGTGCCTGGCTGGTCGCGGTACGTAAGCCGCGAAGCGCTTCTCCCGTGGCTCTCCAAGGTGCCTGCGCTAGTGTCGTACATGCTCAAAAGCACTCGAATCATGCACGAGGCTGTGCCTGCGAGTGCAACAAAGTGcaccgaggcgcttgctgtgccgctGGACAGTGCCATTCTGTGGCTGCGACTGAACAACGAAGAGTTGCTGAACGAAGTGCTCGACTATAttcggcgcgtcgtgcagcgtTTTCGCCGTGAGGGCTTGGCACTTCCGCAGCACGTCATCCAGCACGCCGTCGACTTTCTTACCCAGCAGCTGGACATTGCGAGCGATagcaagcgcaagacgctgcTGAGCACACCACAGCTCGAACTCATCTTGGAAGAGTTTCTTGCCTTGCCCCGGACGCACCGTGCGCCGCCCCAGCCGAAAAAAGAAGGACCGCTGCGGCAGCAAACGCTGTCGTTTGGGCAGAGTGTACCTGTTATTGATCTCACCACCAACGCATCGCCCAAGCCGCGACCAAACCTCTTTCACGCCGCGCAACAGCTTGCCACGGGGAATAGAAACAGGGTCGGGAGGTCGGAAAAGCCCGCCGCTGCAGGTGCACTGTCCAAGTTTCGCAACGAGTTCCAAGCCACACGCAATATCGCTCGCAAACCACACGCACCATCGCGTACGCTGGACCCTGAAGAGCCGCGCGGCCCGCTTGCAACGacaggcgctgcaggcatTCCAGTGCTGCCGCCCGTGCCTGTGAAAAAGTTGGCGGTGGAGAGCGAGTCGGAGTCGTCGAGTAGCGAAGAAGAAGCCAAAGggctcgacgcgcttgcctCGCCACGGAAGCAAGCGCCACCAAAGATTGTgcagccgctgcggcgctcggtcGTGCTGCTGgaagatgcagcgctgcaaaacacgatgcgcaaggcgaACGATGCGCAACGccagcggcggctgcgcgaGCCAGCCGATTATAGCGAGCTGTACAAATGCATTCTCAGCTGGGACGTCGGCGAAACGTCAACGTTCCCTCCGCCGTTTCACGGCGATCTCCTCAACACGGCTTGCAAGCCCGTTTCTGCTACATTTTCAAACGTCCAGGACTACATGCGCGTGTACGGCGCATTGTTCCTGCTTGAGTGCTGGGCGCAGTTTCAGCAAGCGGTGGAAGTGCTGCACGAGGCGGAATCGATTCCCGTGGCACTCCAGCGCACAGGTTCGGTGGACACGTTTACGGATCTGGACTGCGACGCGGCCAAAGCGCCGAAACACTGCACATTTAGCGATACGGATATTGTGTGCTTGACATGTACGCCAAAAGACCAAAAAACGATTCgtgtgctcggcaaggtcCGGCTTGTGCAAAAGCGCATTCATCTCAgcgtgcgcctgcatctgaccacgccggcgcagcgcagcgcgcttgcctATTTGCAGCAGCCGGGGTGGCATATGTCCAAGTTTCTGAGCATAACTACGCTGTGCCGCGAGTATGCCGCACTGTGCAGTGTCCCTGACTTGACGCTTGCCCATGACATTCTCAAAGCACACACTgcaacgcgcgcaagcgtcaAGCAAGCGGACATCGATGCAGCCGTGCGCAAGTTTGGCATAAACGTGCCGCAGGCCGAGGCCATTCTTGGATCTATGCGCACCCCTGGCTTTTCGCTCATTCAAGGCCCGCCTGGCACCGGAAAGACCAAGACGATCAGCGCGCTCGTTGCCACGTTTCTTtcgcgccggcggcgtgccgaggaCGGCAGTGGGCAGCGCTCGAAGCTGTTGCTATGTGCTCCGAGCAACGCGGCGATTGACGAGATGGTCGCGCGTATCAAAGACGGCGTGTACGTTGACGGCAATCTTATTCAGCCGCGCTTGGTACGTCTTGGGCGCGAAGATGCAGTGAACCCTGCCGTGCGTGATACAACGCTTTCAGTAGTCACAGAACGTCGCATGCATGTGGGCGCAGGTGTGGCAAAGCGCGAagaaaaggcgcgcaagcgactGCGCCAGGTGGAggaggagctgcagcgcaagtacgAGGAGCAATCGCGCACGAACGACaaaggcgctgcacgcaagctgcagctAACTCTCAACGAGCTGCGGGACCAGCGTATGGAAGTGAAGGAGGAACTGGaaagcgtgcgccgctcgatgGAGTCGACCGAAGACATGTCTGCATTGCGACATCACGAAGTGCGCGCACAAGTTCTGCATGAATCTGAGATTGTATGCGCAACActcgcaggcgcaggccaTAGCTTGCTCTATCCGCACACGTTCGAGACGGTCGTGATCGATGAAGCCGTACAGGCAGTGGAGCTGAGCGCATTGATCCCTTTGCGCTACCAGTGCAACCAGTGCATCATGGTGGGCGACCCAAAGCAGCTGCCGCCCACCGTCATCTCGCGACAGGCAGAAACACTGGGCTACACGCAGTCACTCTTTGTGCGCATGTATACCCAGCGCCCCGACAACCTCTATCTGCTCAACATCCAGTACCGCATGCATCCGGCCATTAGTGTATTCCCTTCTACGGCCTTTTACGACAACCGCCTGGTCGACGGCGAGGGCATGGAAAAGCATGCCGCACGCCCGTGGCACAATGTAGCGCTATTTGCCCCGTTCCGGTTCCTGGACATTGGTGGTGCGCCGGAagaaaaggcgcgcggaCACTCGCTGCAAAATCGAGCCGAGGCCGATGCAGCCATACGGCTGTACGAAGCGCTGGAACGTCACGTCCAGGAGCCCATTGCAGGCAAGGTGGGGTTTGTGAGCATGTACAAAGGCCAAGTCCAGctgttgcgcagcatgttTGTGGCGCGTTTTGGGCGCGAGCACGCAGAGTTTGCCGAGTTCAGCAGTGTGGACGGATTCCAGGGGCAGGAAAAAGACATTATTATTTtgagctgcgtgcgcagcaacgcCAAAGGCGTGATTGGGTTTTTGGGTGATTACCGCCGCTTGAATGTGGCGCTTacgcgtgcgcgaagcaaTATGTTTGTGATTGGAAATGCACAAATGCTCCACGACGCGGATCCGGTGTGGAAGAAACTTGTGGGCGAGGCAGTCTCGCGCCGTTTGCTGCTCTCTGTGTGTCGCGAGCTGTTTGCGAATCcgatgcgtgcattgccgagcgctgtgcagccGCCGGACAGCAGCCCACAGAAGAGAAGCATCCAGGGCGTGGATGCATGGCCAAAGCGGCGAGTGCTGGAGCATgacacgcagcgcagagTATCTAAACCGCGAACTGCCGGGCGCGTGCCGCCCAAAGCCATGgcgagtgcagcgccggcaGCGAACGTaccggcgcaagcgccgctgacAGCACATGCAGTACCGCAAAAGCCGCCGACAAAAGTACCGGCACTGCCCGTGAAGCCTGCCCCTGTCCCGAAACATGTCCACACGCCTGCACAAGTGGCCCCGACTCGCAGCGAAGCGCCCCCCAACGCTGGGAAATGGGCAGCGATTGTGGCACGCGCCAAGGAGAAAAACATTGGCCCACAGCGAAAATCAAGCACCACGCCGATTCGACCTGGTGAATCCCAAACAAAAGCGGATGGGCCCAGCTGGCTACGACCGATGCGCCCAGGGCATACTCGTAAACCGCGCTGA
- the POR1 gene encoding Mitochondrial porin (BUSCO:EOG09263OXI; COG:P; EggNog:ENOG503NXEA), translating into MSASQAPSQPVPPSWKDLGKAASDILGKDYPIHGSTLEVKTHTPSGVTFRVFGLHDNKSSAITGDLEASWFDRKKGISLTQAWSTANVLRNQIELQNHLAKGLKFELISTLVPEKQAKNALLATTYKAPGLHIRNFVDVFKGPLLTSDAVVGRDGLLLGAETAYDAREKKVARYNLALGFYAPDYAVALHALGNLTTYSASYYHRVNADVEASARATYDSKASSNVNLEVGTKTYLDNAAFVKAKVNNSGILALGYAQALRPGVKATFGLALDTLKLSSGSADASAHKIGASLTFEA; encoded by the coding sequence ATGTCTGCTTCTCAAGCCCCATCTCAGCCCGTGCCTCCCAGCTGGAAGGATCTCGGCAAGGCTGCTTCTGATATCCTTGGAAAGGACTACCCGATTCACGGCTCTACCCTCGAGGTGAAGACGCACACCCCCTCGGGTGTCACCTTCCGTGTATTCGGCCTTCACGACAACAAGTCTTCTGCTATCACAGGCGATCTCGAGGCCAGCTGGTTCGACCGCAAGAAGGGTATTAGTCTCACTCAGGCTTGGTCGACTgccaatgtgctgcgcaaccAGATTGAGCTGCAGAACCACCTCGCCAAGGGCCTCAAGTTTGAGCTGATCTCCACGCTTGTCCCCGAGAAGCAGGCCAAGAatgcgctccttgccaCTACGTACAAGGCGCCTGGTCTTCACATCCGTAACTTTGTGGATGTGTTCAAGGGCCCGTTGCTCACTTCTGATGCCGTTGTTGGCCGCGACGGTCTTCTTCTCGGTGCGGAGACTGCCTACGACGCCCGCGAGAAGAAGGTTGCGCGGTACAATCTTGCGCTCGGCTTTTACGCACCCGATTATGCCGTTGCGCTCCACGCACTTGGCAACCTTACCACGTACAGTGCCTCGTACTACCACCGCGTCAACGCGGACGTCGAGGCTAGCGCCCGTGCTACCTACGATTCCAAAGCGTCGAGCAACGTCAATCTCGAGGTCGGTACCAAGACTTATCTCGACAATGCTGCGTTTGTCAAGGCCAAGGTGAACAACTCGGGTatccttgcgcttggctaCGCGCAGGCGCTCCGCCCCGGCGTCAAGGCCACCTTTGGCCTCGCCCTCGACACGCTTAAGCTCAGCTCTGGCTCGGCTGACGCGAGTGCGCACAAGATTGGTGCTTCGCTTACCTTTGAGGCGTAA